TGCTGCAACCGGCTAGGCACCGCCCATGGGTAGAGTACCCGGAGTCTGATATACGGCAGCTGAGTGCCCAAGAGATTGAACAGTAAGGGGTTGCGCTCCCCCTCCCGCTTGAGATGTGTCTAGGTCTGCTGggaataaaccagcctgagtcatagaGTCAATGAACCGCAACATATGGCCCATGAACTCCTAGAAGCCCGATGTTGTCATGAAATTTGCTAGGGCAGGCTCTGCTGTGGGCACCTCACCCTGCTCCTCAATAATGGGATCCCCTACTGGATCTACCAGTAGTgcaactggggcagctttgggaCACCATCGTCCCTTACCTTGTGCCGGTGCCCTCCCCTGGCCTCTACTtcggcctctagcaacgggggAGAAGCTCCTCCCGGGTCTAGAACGTCCGCCGTAcgcatcctcaccatctgtgagagaatagaagaaggaaatttagtctaccatcaactgcacgatagaagatgaataaagagtagtttcctaacaccctatagcctcttgaagatcaatacagacgtctccgtaccgatccacaaaactctaccaggtttgcccataacttgtgagacctacatgaacctagtgctctgataccatgttgtcatgacccaaattccGTATAAGGCCGTGATGGCACCCAgcaccgttgttaggcaagccaacactagtCAACTAGCAAATCCTCATTTGAATAATTAGTACATGATAACTTTCCCTTATCGATTAAGAAATTTGGAGTTTGAAATTTGAGCACAATTAAATGGAAGTAATAAGTACGAAATGAAAACATGAAGGTAAACCAAAATATCataagtctactaatgtgtgttcCAAGATCTGGTATCACGAGTGTTggggcaatctagtagaatatacaaaactatACTATCCTACTGTATGGAAAACCGGGAATTCTCAAGCTGAGGAGTCCAAATCTATGCGCCGGACTAATGGCCAGATGCACCAGCATCAAAGCCTGTACAttcaagtacagaagtgtagcgtgagtacataaaaatatgtaaccagtaagtatctcgtctaacctcgaagaagtagtgacgaggggtcaactccgacacttactagggccaacaatataataatataaaGTTCAAGTTATAAATCATGATGTATGTAGATAACAACAACAATCTCAAGACAGGAATAATAATAACTGAAAAGTCCTTCCATCATGTCTAAGAAATTAAAATATCTTCGTTACTTGAGAACAAGTAAACTTTTAAGCAGCAGATTATACAAACTATTAAGAGGTTTTAGTTATACTATCACACACAAATACCACCGAggacgttcggcccgatccaatataaaagtaaattatgcactgccaagggtcgaacgtcgcgaaccatagatgcatctatacaCCTCGCTCGTGAATTATACATGAAACGCGGTAAAACAtaaccccgctcgcgaatcatacatgcaacgcgGTCACacataattttataatttaaatcgTAACACTTCCTTgattctttttaaaaaatgaagacaattcaagttgaagcctttaaatccttagaatttcctCGACTTAATTCCTTTCATGATAATTAATACATATATCAAATAATATTATCCACAAGGAATGGTGTAAACCTAAGGCTACCCGAATATAATAAAATAGtagctacatacggactctcgtcacttcgtatGTACATAGCTGCCACAATAAATCACATTTAATTAAGTTTACCTATGGGaaaatttccctcttacaagattagaagaGAGACTTACCTCGTTTCGAGCCTACTTTCAACTCAAGAATGCACTCAAACCCTAAAAACGGAGCCGAACAATCtgaaactattcaaatagtgtaaaaaccaaTCATTATAGGTTCACAAGTTCATATTCTAGCTATTAAAGTGGTTAACCAACCCATATTGCAAGGTTCATAAAATTCACCCCCGGAcgcacgtgcccggatttcggaaactttcgaagaaagttgttacccatgaCCTAAGGAACATAAAATATGATTATTACTAAGTTTCATGGTCAAATTCGTGGTAGAAATCTCATTCTTGACAAACCCTCGGTTTTCCTCTAATCCCATAAATTTCACGTATCTTTACATGATAATCTATCCATAATCTAaatatttaacttatatatagTAAGAATTACTTACCTCCAATAGCTTGGTGTAAAACCtctctcaagaagctccaaaatcgccaaaCAATGGAGTGAAATGTCTAAAAATTGACTAACTCACGTATTAAATGAAGGCCACTACCTTCAGCGATTTCTACACCTGCGGTGCTTAGACCGCATCTGCAATCTCACTTCTGCAGACAAGTGTCTGCTTTTGCGGAGGTGGGCTAGGCTAGCTtgggccgcttctgcggaagGCCCACAACTTCTGCGGTTCCGCTTTTGCGGAGGaggagccgcatctgcggtttcaAGGTAGATCACCCTTGGCCGCATTTGCGAGTCAAGTCCCGTACCTACGAGCTCACATCTGCGGCTTCccaaccacaggtgcggttatgacagaagctgGGCATTCAGTATTTTCTCAATCTTTCCAACTTAGTCCGAGCCTCAttcgattgacgctcggggccccCGGGGCACTGCCCGAACACACCCACAAATTTGAAATGATAAAATAGACTCGTTCGAACCCTCGGAATGCCCAAAGCAACATTAAAACtaggaatcacaccctaaaaccaattgattcaaacttatgaacttcaagttcttcaatttacctCAAATGTGCCGAAACATACTTATACTActtggattgacaccaaattttgcgtgcaaatcttaaatgacattacagaaCTATTCTTGGTCTCGGAATTctgtttggacctcgatatcaccaaaacccacTCTAAgaaaaatttaaagaacttctaaaacatTCAAGAACCAACTCTCACTATTAGGCACCGAAacgctctcgggtcatccaaaacccaatccgagcatacgcccaattCTGAAATTATCATACAAAACTATTGGAACTGttaaatcctgattccgaggtcgtttactcaaaattttgaccgaagttaaacttggccttttaagccaaccttaaggaactaagtgttccgatttcaatccAAACTCATCCAAATTCCGAACCAACCATCCTTGTAAGTTATAAATTAGTAAAATCAAGTGCGGtaagtcttatttagggggacGGGGTTCTAGAAattaaaacgaccagtcgggtcattacatgttCACAAGTTTGTTATTTGTTGAAGACGAGTAGAGTTGTTGTTGGTTTAGGAATGGGATTATTTTGCACTCATTTCTATTTGGAAAGAGCACAATTTTAGGGATAGTGCTCTTGGACAACATAAAGATTGTTGGTTGTTGCAATAACTGATTGAATATTCCTCTTAGGGGAAAAACATTGTTGAAATATAAAGGTTTTACTGAAAGTAATACTACTAATGGACTGATGCTTATTAGAACTTTGCTATTTGCTAATTCTTTTTTGGGAGTAATATACATTTGATTCACTATTTTTCTTGATATTTTATTAGATTATTCCAGAATTTACCAGAAGATGTTAAAGCAGATTGTTAGGGAATGAGAGCTTGAGTCCGTTATAGAGGGAAGGAGAGAGAAAATCtcaattgtacttatttaatCTTAATTACAATGTATATGTACATGCTGTTTATACAACTCACTAACTAGCTAAATTAACTATCTTCTAACATAGTCCTTAGCTAACTAATTATGCAACTAGGTACTACTATATATCCATCAAGTACAACTATCAAATTACTAATATTTCTACACTCCCCTCAAGTTGGGTGATGAAATACATTGATCATTCCTAACTTGCATAACATTTCACTGTGTAGTTGTTTTCCCAAAGCCTTAGTTAGAATGTCTGCAACTTTCTCTTTGCTGGCAACATATTCTGTCTTGATTAACTCCTATTGCAGTTTTTCTCGGATGAAATGACATTCTATCTCTATGTGTTTGGTACGCTCATGGTACATGGGATTCAATGCTATTTGAAGAGATGCCTTATTTTCATAGAATAACTCCATTGGTAGATCAACCTTCATTCCCAGTTCCTCCAAATATCATGCAACCAAACCAACTCTACTACTGTGGTTGCCATACTCCTATACTCAGCCTCAACTGAGCTTCTCCATATTGTACTCTGCTTCTTGTACCTCCAAAAAATTAGTGACTCTCCCAGCTTTATGCAGAAACCATTAATAGATTTTCTAGACATCATATAAGTTGCCCAATCAACATCACGAAAAGCAGTGATCTTCCTGGACTTGCTGCTGCTCATCACAAGTCCTAATCCTGGCTGGCTTTTCACATTTAAGCACCCTTAATGTAGCTTTATAGTGACTCTTTTGGATCATGCATAAACTGGCTCAAAGTTTGGACTGCAAAGGATATGTCTTGTCATGTGATTGCTAGACAGAGCAGTCTTCCCATCAATCTCTAATAATGTCTTCTATCTTCCATCTCTTTATCATTGTCAAGTTCAAATAATTTGTCATACTCCAGACTAGTGAGCTTCTGGTTCTGCTCTAAAAGGGTTATAGCAGGCTTTCCTCCCTTTAAGCCACATTCTGATATCAACTCTAGAGCATATATTCTCTGTTTCATGAGTACGCCTTTAGATGACCTGGCAAACTCTATTCCCAAGAAATACTGCAACTCACCCAAGTCTTTCATTTTGAAGTTGTTATTAAGTATGTGCTTGGCCTCTGCTATCAGCTTGATGTCACTACCAGTAATAagaaaatcatcaacatacactaaTATTATGTCAATGTATGTATCCTGCCTTTTAGTAAACAAGAAGTAATCTAACTTGCTTCGAGTGAAATCTGAGTTGATAagagagtggtaaacttcaagtTCCATTGCATGGTTGCTTGTTTGAGGCTAGATAGTGATTTGAGGAGCCAACAAACCTTATTCTCCATGGCTATCAAATCCTTATA
This sequence is a window from Nicotiana sylvestris chromosome 3, ASM39365v2, whole genome shotgun sequence. Protein-coding genes within it:
- the LOC138887815 gene encoding uncharacterized mitochondrial protein AtMg00810-like, which produces MELEVYHSLINSDFTRSKLDYFLFTKRQDTYIDIILVYVDDFLITGSDIKLIAEAKHILNNNFKMKDLGELQYFLGIEFARSSKGVLMKQRIYALELISECGLKGGKPAITLLEQNQKLTSLEYDKLFELDNDKEMEDRRHY